A DNA window from Hypomesus transpacificus isolate Combined female chromosome 24, fHypTra1, whole genome shotgun sequence contains the following coding sequences:
- the stx3a gene encoding syntaxin-3a, protein MKDRLEQLKATCDNDDEDVEIAVDNAAFMDEFFSQIEDIRSSIDKIDENVAEVKKLYSVILSAPTSEQKTQDDLEAITNDIKKMANNARNKLKTIERNLESEEEERVSADTRIRKSQHAVLSRKFVEVMTKYNEAQVDFRERSKGRIQRQLEITGKATTDDELEEMLESGNAAVFTAGIVDSGISKQALNEIEARHKDIVRLESSIKELHDMFIDIAMLVESQGEIVNNIEIQVSKSVDHIAVAKSETKKAIKYQSKARKKQMIIAVIVVVLLAVLALIIGLSVGLK, encoded by the exons ACCTGCGACAATGACGATGAGGATGTGGAAATCGCCGTGGACAATGCAGCGTTCATGGATGAGTTCTTCTctcag ATCGAAGACATCCGATCCAGCATCGACAAGATTGACGAGAACGTGGCTGAAGTCAAGAAGCTCTACTCTGTCATCCTCTCGGCTCCCACGTCAGAGCAGA AAACGCAGGACGACTTGGAGGCCATCACCAACGACATCAAGAAGATGGCCAACAACGCCCGCAATAAGCTCAAGA CCATCGAGAGGAATCTGGAgtccgaggaggaggagcgagttTCGGCGGACACACGCATACGTAAATCGCAG CATGCCGTGCTGTCCAGGAAGTTTGTGGAGGTGATGACCAAGTACAACGAGGCCCAGGTGGACTTCAGGGAGAGGAGTAAAGGACGCATCCAGAGACAGCTGGAGATCA cCGGTAAAGCGACAACAGATGACGAGCTTGAAGAGATGCTGGAGAGCGGGAATGCTGCCGTCTTCACTGCaggg ATTGTGGACTCGGGGATCTCAAAGCAGGCTCTCAATGAGATCGAGGCGCGGCACAAAGACATCGTGCGGCTGGAGAGCAGCATTAAGGAGCTCCACGACATGTTCATAGACATTGCCATGCTGGTGGAGAGCCAG ggTGAAATAGTAAACAACATAGAGATCCAGGTATCTAAATCCGTGGACCACATAGCAGTGGCCAAGTCTGAGACCAAAAAAGCCATCAAGTACCAAAGCAAAGCACGCAAG AAACAGATGATCATAGCGGTCATCGTGGTGGTTCTGCTGGCCGTACTGGCCCTGATCATAGGGTTGTCCGTGGGCTTGAAGTGA